GTGCGGCGCAAAAACTTCAACGACGACTTGATTGACGGGTCGTTATAAAAGCAGTTGATATTGATTTCATCATACAGCTCATCCCAGCCATAATGCTCAACTAAGCGCGTTAAGATCTTTTCCAAACTAAGACCATGCAAAGGGTTATTGGGTTGTTCTGAGCTCATAGCGCAGTGTCCTTGGAATTGTATTTAGTGTGAGCAGTGTTTACCGCTCTTGTCGTGGCAGAGAGCTTAACAG
This genomic interval from Vibrio agarivorans contains the following:
- a CDS encoding VF530 family protein, with the protein product MSSEQPNNPLHGLSLEKILTRLVEHYGWDELYDEININCFYNDPSIKSSLKFLRRTQWARDKVEALYIQTFC